One Deltaproteobacteria bacterium DNA segment encodes these proteins:
- a CDS encoding SDR family NAD(P)-dependent oxidoreductase, with amino-acid sequence MKIAFLGATRGMGRSLARLCAKRGDAVALLGRDPDALARSARDLEVLGAGAVAPVPCDLAAPTGFGPALDAAADALGGLDAVVLSAADFARPAELDADPARAVRLATLNFTHSIAFLEAARVRLLARGGGTLCVFSSVAGDRARKATGIYGSTKAGLSHYAEAVDLRDRPRGLRVVLVKPGFVRTGMTADLPVPPFAGEPEAVARRVLTAIDRGWPVVYAPPIWRVVMLVIRALPRFVMRRVEF; translated from the coding sequence GTGAAGATCGCGTTCCTCGGGGCGACCCGCGGCATGGGGCGGAGCCTCGCGCGCCTCTGCGCCAAGCGGGGCGACGCGGTGGCCCTCCTCGGGCGCGATCCGGACGCGCTCGCGCGCTCGGCGCGCGATCTCGAGGTGCTCGGCGCCGGCGCGGTCGCGCCGGTGCCCTGCGATCTCGCCGCGCCCACGGGCTTCGGTCCCGCGCTCGACGCGGCGGCGGACGCGCTCGGCGGGCTCGATGCGGTCGTGCTGAGCGCGGCCGACTTCGCGCGGCCCGCCGAGCTCGACGCGGATCCGGCGCGGGCCGTCCGCCTCGCCACCCTGAATTTCACGCACAGCATCGCGTTCCTCGAGGCGGCGCGGGTCCGCCTTCTCGCGCGCGGCGGCGGCACGCTCTGCGTCTTCTCGTCGGTCGCCGGCGACCGGGCGCGGAAGGCGACTGGAATCTACGGCTCGACCAAGGCCGGGTTGTCGCACTACGCCGAGGCGGTGGACCTCCGCGACCGGCCGCGCGGGCTCCGCGTCGTGCTCGTGAAGCCGGGCTTCGTGCGCACCGGCATGACGGCCGACCTGCCGGTGCCGCCGTTCGCGGGGGAGCCGGAGGCGGTCGCGCGCCGGGTGTTGACGGCGATCGACCGGGGCTGGCCCGTCGTCTACGCTCCGCCGATCTGGCGCGTCGTGATGCTGGTGATCCGCGCCCTGCCGCGCTTCGTGA